Genomic window (Chloroflexi bacterium ADurb.Bin180):
GCGCACACCTGCTCCCACTCGCCCTGGGTGGGCACCCAGCGCCCTGGCGCCAGCGGCCAGAAAAAGGCCGCCGTCCACAGGTCCGCCTCCAGCTTGCTCTTGCGGTACCGTTGGCCGCCCAGCCAGCGCTGGTACTCGGCCGAGGCGGCGCGGGGCTCGTCCTCGGCCCGGCCGGAAAGGGCGCGCCAGTGCTCGAGGTCGGCCTGGCTCTCCAGCACCGCCACCGGCGCGAAGGAGAGCTGTCCTCCCCTTTCTTCGCGGTTGCGTTTGCGCAGGGCGCGGGCCGTGGGCGGGTCGTTGCCGGTCAGACCGGCGTCAAAGGCCTCGTCGGGGATGCCGCCCTTGAGCAGCGCGGGGGTGGCGCCCAGCAGCGAGTTGCCGCACTTGATGTGGTGGTCCAAAAAGCTCAGCGGCTGGTCCGGCACGCTGGCATCGATCCACAGCGACACCTTGCACAGCTCGACCGCCATAGGATTGAGGTCCACGGCATAGATGCAGCGGGCCAGCACGTCGCGCCGGGCCATCTGCAGGGCAGCCTCGGTGGGATAGTCGTCGCCGCTGCGCAGGCGGGCCAGCTCGGCGCCGAGCACCTGGTTGGCCCGCACCAGAAAGTGGCCGCTGCCCGCGGCCGGGTCGCACACGCGCAGGTCCAGCAGAGCCGCTTCGCCGGCGCGGCGCTGCTCGGCGCTCAGCCCGGCATAGTCGGTCAGCAGGCCGGACGTCGTCTCGCCGATGCGGCTCTCGTCGCTCACCGGCAGGCCGGCCGCGGCCAGCCGCGCCCGCGCCACGGGCAGGAGCGCGCTCTTGATCAGCTCGTTCACCAGCGACGAATGGGTGTAGTAAGAGCCGGTGGTCTTGCGGCTGGCGCCGCGCGGATCGAGCACAAAGCTCCCCGCGGCCACGTCCCGCCCGTCCACGTTCTCCGCGCTGCTGGTGACGCGCGGCGTATAGTCCAGCAGGCTCTCATAGATCGAGCCGAGCTCTTCCACACCGAGGTCGGCGTAGGAAATGCGCTGGCGCACGCCGCCGCGTTGCACCAGGGTGAGGGCGCGCACGGCCTCGAGCAGTGCGCTGTTGCCCACGACGCGGCCCTCGAGCAGGGGTGGGGGAACTGTGGCCGCGGCCGTGGAGGGGGCGAGCGCCGGGTCAAAGAGCATGCCGTCGTAGGCAAACACGCCCAGCTCTGGTGCTCCCTCGCTCACCAGGCGAAAGGTCACCAGCAGCCCGGCCCACAGGTCGGCATAGTCCTCCTCGCGCGGAATCTCGCCCTCGGCCAGGGCCCGCAGGGCGGTGAGCGAGTACTGGGAACGGTACAGCTCTTCGAGCGGCGCCCCGGCGCGCGGCACCATGCCCCTTTGCTCGGCAAAGAGCAGAAAGAGCAGCCGGTAGATGATGTGCAGCACCTCGTCCCAGAACTGGCGGCACAGGTCGGGCGAACTCAGTAGCTGCCGGGTCAGCTCGCCGCTGCCGTCGGCCCGCAAAAAGCCATTGGCCAGGGTCTCGATCGCGTCGCGCACCTGGTTGCGCAGGTCGTCGCCCACGCGAACGCCGGCCGACTGCGCATCGGCATAAAAGCAGTCCAGCGGCGTCAGGCGGCCCGGCGCCGCGTCGTCCGCTTCGGCCGCTGCCTCGCGGGCCACAAAGCGGCTGGCGTGGCACAGGCGGTAGAGAACGCGAAAGTCGGCATAGTTGCGCGACTCGAAAATCGACTCCAGGTCGAACTGCACATAGCCCTTGACAAAGGTGTGGTGGTAATCGCGCAGCAGGCGCAGCGACAGGCCGTTGGACAGCAGCGCCCAGTGGTCGGCAGGCGTGGCGTTGAGAAAGCTCTGCACCACGTCGTGCGGCGACCTGGCCTTGACCCCGCGGCCAACGCCCGAGCGCGTATCAAGGTCCTGGGCGGGCGCGACGGTGTGCAGGATGGGGGCACCAGGCCCGCGGGCAGCCGGCCAGCCGCGGTAGGTCAGCGGAAAGCGGAGCTGCTCCGAATCGCCCAGCACCAGGTCGGCCCGCTGATACTGGGGATCAAAGTCGAGCAGTTGGAAGAGGGGCACCAGCCACCGGCTGCGCAACTGGGGCAGGTCAAAGAGCGGCAGCGCGGTGTGCACCGCGTCCCAGCGCTCGCACAGCAGCTCCCAGGCCGCGGCGATGGCTCCCTCCACCGCTGCCGGGCCGGCCGGAGCAGCCGACCATGGCAGAGCGAAGGATTCCGGCTCGGTCCCGCGCTGGCAGGTGTTGAGCTGGCGGATGTTCTCCAGGAACGAGGCGGTCAGCAGCCCCCCGGAAGCGGTGATGTGGGTGGTGGTGTCCATCGGCTGCTACCTCTTCCGACCGGGGTAGAGGATGGTCACGGTCAGCAGGTCATAGCTGCCCGGGGTCAGCTCGTCCAGGCCATTCAGCCATGCCGCTGCCTCCCGGCCCGACGCCTCTGCCCGCTGGCGAATGGTCCGGCGTTCGGCCGCCAGGGTCTGGCGGCGCGCCTCCACCGCCGCGGTCAGGGCTGGCTCAAGCTCTGGGCTGCCCAGTGCCTCGGCCAGCGCCTCGCGCACCTCCGCCTCGGTGCGCGTTTCGGGACAGGGTCGGGCCTCCAGCAGCCGTGCCACTGCCTCCCGGGCCAGCGGCGGGGTCACCATGGCCGCGGTCCGCCCGTAGTGGTCGCCGGGGCGGAAGGCATCCTGCTTCACCTCTTCCACCAGCCGCCGCACCAGCGGATGGCCCAGGTCCAGCACGGTCACGTCAGGGTCGGCCAGACCCAGCTCCGGGTCAAAAGCGGCGCGCTCAATCACCCGGCTCACCGCTCCGGAGGCCAGGGCGGGATGAGTCACGGCAATGCGCCAGGTGTGATCCGCCACAGCGGTCACGGCACAGCCAAAGCGCTGCAGAGCGCTGAGCATAAAGGATTGGATCTGCGCCGGCGAGCCCACGCTGCGCTCGGTCTCGCGCAGGCGCCGCTCGATCTCGGGCAGGGTAACGTCGGTTTGGCCATAGTAGCTGTCGTTCTTGATGCGGTCCAGCGTCTCGCGGGCAAAGGGGTCGAGCTCTGGCCGGCCCGCCTCGGGCGCCGCTGCGGCAAACAGGGGGAGCTGGGTCGGGGCCAGGCGGGGGCGGTGCGCGCCGATCAGTTGCAGCACCTCGGCCTGGTCGCCAAAGTAGGGCGGCGAGAAACCATAGTCCTCCCGGATCTGGCGCGCCTTGAGCACCAGCCGCTCCAGGATGCTGGCGTCGAGCGTCTCGTCCATCACCATCAGGCGAATGCGCACCGTGTCGCGCGGCTGACCAAAGCGGTCCACCCGGCCGTTGCGCTGCTCCAGACGGTTGGGGTTCCAGGGCAGCTCATAGTGCACCACCTGCCCTGCCGCGCGCTGCAGGTTGATGCCTTCAGAGATGGCGTCCGTGGCCACCAGCACGGCCCGGTCGGCCCGCTCGAACCGGCGGAACACCTCGCGGCGCTCCCGCTCGTCGAGGCTGCCATAGATGGTCAACACGTCGACGCCGCGGTAGCGCGGGTCGCGGCGGAGCTGGCCGGCCAGATAGTTCATCGTATCGACATAGTGGGTAAAGACGATGGCTTTGGGTTCCTGGCGCATCAAGTCATCCAGGGTGGCGTCGAGCAGCTTTTGCAGTTTGCTGTCGCGGCGCGGCGTGACCGCCTCGGCCCGGGCCAGGATGCCATCGAGGTGCTCCAGCTCGGCGCGGAGCGCTGCGGGCGAGCCGTAGACAAAACGCTCGGTGCGGGACGAGGCCTCTTCTTCATCCAGGCGCTCGTCGGGTTCCTCGTCGAGCACGGTTGCCCGGGCGGCTTCCGGGGCGATGGTCAGCTCCTCCTCGACCTCCTGCCGTTCCAGCCGGGCCAGGAGACTCCGGCGGCGGTTGCGCAGGGAGCAGCGCAGGGCCTCCGGCGAGCTGAGGCCGCGCTTGTGCAGGTGCAGCACGGACCAGGAGGCCAGGGCGCGCACCTGGGCGCTGCCACCGGCAGCCTGCTCCAGCACCCCGCGGCCGTACTCCTCCACCGCCCGGATGGCTTCGCGCTCGTACTGCGACGGAGAGACGATGATCTCCTGCTGATCCCGTACCGGGAAGGGGCTCTGGCCAGCCTGATGGAACCACTCTTCCACGTCGCGGCGGCGGCGCTGGCAGACGTGGCCCCGGGCGATGCGCCGGTCGATGAGCGGCTGGTCCGGCGCGCCGGTGATGGCGCCCACATCCAGCAGACGGATGAGGCTGGCAAAGCTATCGGTGTAGCCGTTGTGCGGCGTAGCCGTAAGCAGCAACAGGTGCCGCACGCGACTGCTGCGGGCCAGCTCCTCCGCTAGCTGCCACCGCTCCATCCGCACGCGCTGCTCCGGGCCGAGCTGGTGGGGCTTGGCCACCTGGTGCGCTTCGTCAAAGAGCACCACATCCCAGCTCTGCTCC
Coding sequences:
- the rapA_2 gene encoding RNA polymerase-associated protein RapA, with amino-acid sequence MALESVPRSGDQIRTSYPPGTVVVNRRRLWRVDGQTDQVLYATTIDGGDPRQARFYLPFEDVHPGRLPLPDAQTVGVPATQDLLLRAYRLGLIHGTAPLLSLQRSRVIPKDYQLVPVVMALEAPRVRLLLADDVGLGKTIEAGLILTELLSRQLASRVLIIVPANLREQWQETLDHFFHLPVPIISARHRREMERQLPAGANPWEHFRFLIVSVDYAKTPAIKNQILEQSWDVVLFDEAHQVAKPHQLGPEQRVRMERWQLAEELARSSRVRHLLLLTATPHNGYTDSFASLIRLLDVGAITGAPDQPLIDRRIARGHVCQRRRRDVEEWFHQAGQSPFPVRDQQEIIVSPSQYEREAIRAVEEYGRGVLEQAAGGSAQVRALASWSVLHLHKRGLSSPEALRCSLRNRRRSLLARLERQEVEEELTIAPEAARATVLDEEPDERLDEEEASSRTERFVYGSPAALRAELEHLDGILARAEAVTPRRDSKLQKLLDATLDDLMRQEPKAIVFTHYVDTMNYLAGQLRRDPRYRGVDVLTIYGSLDERERREVFRRFERADRAVLVATDAISEGINLQRAAGQVVHYELPWNPNRLEQRNGRVDRFGQPRDTVRIRLMVMDETLDASILERLVLKARQIREDYGFSPPYFGDQAEVLQLIGAHRPRLAPTQLPLFAAAAPEAGRPELDPFARETLDRIKNDSYYGQTDVTLPEIERRLRETERSVGSPAQIQSFMLSALQRFGCAVTAVADHTWRIAVTHPALASGAVSRVIERAAFDPELGLADPDVTVLDLGHPLVRRLVEEVKQDAFRPGDHYGRTAAMVTPPLAREAVARLLEARPCPETRTEAEVREALAEALGSPELEPALTAAVEARRQTLAAERRTIRQRAEASGREAAAWLNGLDELTPGSYDLLTVTILYPGRKR